A portion of the Rhodococcus pseudokoreensis genome contains these proteins:
- the uraD gene encoding 2-oxo-4-hydroxy-4-carboxy-5-ureidoimidazoline decarboxylase produces the protein MTEPPGLIAFNALSNARAVDLLVQCCASTVWAQRMVAGRPFPSADALHTAADTVLADLSESEVDAALAGHPRIGDRADNPSSAREQSGVASADDDVRARLRSGNEEYEQKFGHVYLVCASGRSAQELLDVLHARLGNDAATERGILRTELAAINRLRLDRLLGEIGDGAH, from the coding sequence ATGACCGAACCGCCCGGCCTGATCGCGTTCAACGCGCTGAGCAACGCGCGGGCCGTCGACCTGCTGGTGCAGTGCTGCGCGTCGACGGTGTGGGCGCAGCGGATGGTCGCCGGCCGGCCGTTCCCGTCCGCCGACGCGCTGCACACCGCCGCCGACACCGTGCTGGCCGACCTGAGCGAGTCCGAGGTCGACGCGGCCCTGGCCGGGCATCCGCGAATCGGCGACCGCGCGGACAACCCGTCGTCCGCGCGCGAACAGTCGGGGGTCGCGTCCGCCGACGACGACGTCCGCGCGCGCCTGCGGTCGGGTAACGAGGAGTACGAGCAGAAGTTCGGGCACGTCTACCTGGTGTGCGCGTCGGGTCGGTCGGCGCAGGAACTGCTCGACGTGCTGCACGCGCGCCTCGGCAACGACGCCGCGACGGAACGCGGGATCCTGCGGACCGAACTGGCCGCCATCAACCGGTTGCGCCTGGACCGCCTTCTCGGCGAGATCGGAGACGGAGCCCACTGA
- the uraH gene encoding hydroxyisourate hydrolase — MSKILSTHVLDATDGTPAAGVHVRLLSPDGDVLASATTDSDGRVAEFAPDGLTAATYSLVFATGDYFAARGRETFYPEVTVTFVLDDPQRGYHVPLLLSPFAYSTYRGS; from the coding sequence ATGTCCAAGATCCTCAGCACCCACGTACTCGACGCCACCGACGGCACACCCGCCGCCGGGGTGCACGTGCGACTGTTGTCCCCGGACGGCGACGTCCTCGCCAGCGCGACCACCGATTCGGACGGCCGCGTCGCCGAGTTCGCGCCCGACGGCCTGACCGCGGCCACCTATTCGCTGGTCTTCGCCACGGGCGACTACTTCGCCGCTCGCGGCCGGGAGACGTTCTACCCGGAGGTGACCGTCACGTTCGTCCTCGACGACCCTCAGCGGGGGTATCACGTCCCGTTGCTGTTGTCCCCGTTCGCCTATTCCACCTACCGCGGGAGCTGA
- the pucL gene encoding factor-independent urate hydroxylase: MTDLTGAIILGDNQYGKAENRIVRIYRDTPRHEIRDVSVSTCLRGDFSAAHLAGDQSSVLPTDTQKQTAYSYAKEKGLDSIEEYGLTLARHFVDDVAPVEGARIEIEEYAWQRAVVDGAEHDHTWVRKGEEVRTAAITVDADGTWVVGGLKDLVILKSTGSEFFGFLKDEYTILEETHDRVMATSLVVQWRFVTTDVDWNSVYAGIKEQIVATFATVHSLALQQTLYEIGKAILERYPVLAEVRLSAPNKHHFAHDLARFGVENDNEVFHAADRPYGLIQATVQRSDAPEPGPAWSAYAGWLS; this comes from the coding sequence ATGACCGACCTCACCGGCGCCATCATTCTGGGCGACAACCAGTACGGCAAGGCCGAGAACCGCATCGTGCGGATCTACCGCGACACCCCCCGGCACGAGATCCGGGACGTGAGCGTGTCGACGTGCCTGCGTGGCGACTTCTCGGCGGCGCACCTCGCCGGCGACCAGAGTTCGGTGCTGCCCACCGACACCCAGAAGCAGACGGCGTACTCCTACGCGAAGGAGAAGGGACTCGACTCCATCGAGGAGTACGGGCTGACGCTGGCACGGCACTTCGTGGACGACGTGGCCCCCGTCGAAGGCGCCCGCATCGAGATCGAGGAATACGCGTGGCAGCGCGCCGTGGTCGACGGAGCGGAACACGACCACACCTGGGTGCGCAAGGGCGAGGAGGTGCGCACCGCGGCGATCACCGTCGACGCCGACGGCACGTGGGTGGTCGGCGGGCTCAAGGATCTGGTGATCCTCAAGTCCACGGGCAGCGAATTCTTCGGATTCCTGAAGGATGAGTACACGATCCTCGAGGAGACCCACGACCGGGTGATGGCGACGTCGCTGGTCGTGCAGTGGCGGTTCGTCACCACCGACGTGGACTGGAACAGCGTCTACGCCGGCATCAAGGAGCAGATCGTCGCGACGTTCGCGACCGTCCATTCGCTCGCCCTGCAGCAGACGCTGTACGAGATCGGCAAGGCGATCCTGGAGCGCTACCCCGTGCTCGCGGAAGTGCGACTGTCCGCGCCGAACAAGCACCACTTCGCCCACGACCTCGCCCGTTTCGGTGTGGAGAACGACAACGAGGTCTTCCACGCCGCCGACCGCCCGTACGGCCTGATCCAGGCCACGGTGCAGCGTTCCGACGCCCCGGAACCCGGGCCCGCGTGGTCCGCGTACGCGGGGTGGCTCAGCTGA
- a CDS encoding 8-oxoguanine deaminase, translating into MSDAPGTVVVAGAYVATVDTSGTEHPDGYVVVRGNRIVDVGAGRAPVVEGARVVDGRGCLLTPGLVNTHHHLYQWITRGLAADDNLFGWLTTLYPIWAGIDADAVRTAATGGLAWLAKHGCTTTTDHHYVVPRDGGDVFGAEIEAARTVGLRFHPSRGSMDLGHSQGGLPPDSVVERLDDVLTGTQDVIDRWHDPSPDSMLRVAVAPCSPFSVTADLLTEAAALARSAGVRLHTHLAETVDEQDFCLDRFGCTPVQYMERLGWVGPDVWYAHAVHLDDVAISTLAGTRTGVAHCPTSNARLGAGIARARDLHAAGVPLGLGVDGAASNEACNMLEEARHAVLFARARGGPREMTVRTALELATIGGARVLGRDDELGSLEPGKLADLALWRVDTLAHSGITDPVAALVLGATAPLELLLVNGRAVVERGRVITVNEDDVAAEVEQAHRALVRKAG; encoded by the coding sequence ATGTCCGACGCCCCCGGCACGGTCGTCGTCGCCGGCGCCTACGTCGCCACGGTCGACACGTCGGGCACCGAGCATCCGGACGGTTACGTCGTCGTGCGGGGCAACCGCATCGTCGACGTCGGTGCCGGCCGCGCGCCGGTGGTCGAGGGCGCACGGGTCGTCGACGGACGCGGCTGCCTGCTGACACCCGGGCTGGTGAACACCCACCACCACCTGTACCAGTGGATCACCCGCGGGCTCGCCGCCGACGACAACCTGTTCGGCTGGCTGACCACCCTCTACCCGATCTGGGCGGGCATCGACGCCGACGCCGTCCGGACCGCGGCCACCGGCGGTCTCGCCTGGCTGGCGAAACACGGGTGCACGACCACCACCGACCACCATTACGTCGTGCCCCGCGACGGCGGCGACGTGTTCGGCGCCGAGATCGAGGCCGCCCGGACCGTCGGGCTGCGGTTCCACCCCAGCCGGGGGTCGATGGACCTCGGCCACAGCCAGGGCGGGTTGCCACCCGACTCGGTGGTGGAGCGTCTCGACGACGTCCTGACGGGCACCCAGGACGTCATCGACCGCTGGCACGACCCTTCGCCCGACTCGATGCTGAGGGTCGCGGTGGCGCCCTGCTCCCCGTTCTCCGTCACCGCCGACCTGCTGACGGAGGCCGCAGCCCTCGCCCGGTCCGCCGGCGTGCGACTGCACACCCACCTCGCGGAAACCGTTGACGAGCAGGACTTCTGCCTCGACCGGTTCGGCTGCACCCCGGTGCAGTACATGGAGCGACTCGGCTGGGTGGGTCCCGACGTCTGGTACGCCCACGCCGTCCACCTCGACGACGTCGCGATCAGCACCCTGGCCGGCACCCGTACCGGTGTCGCCCACTGCCCCACGTCCAATGCCCGCCTCGGCGCCGGGATCGCCCGGGCCCGGGACCTCCACGCGGCCGGGGTCCCGCTGGGACTCGGTGTCGACGGCGCCGCCAGCAACGAGGCGTGCAACATGCTCGAGGAGGCCCGCCACGCCGTGCTGTTCGCCCGGGCCCGCGGCGGCCCGCGCGAGATGACGGTGCGCACCGCGCTGGAACTCGCCACCATCGGCGGAGCCCGGGTGCTCGGCCGGGACGACGAACTCGGCTCCCTCGAACCCGGCAAACTCGCCGACCTCGCGCTGTGGCGAGTCGACACCCTCGCGCATTCCGGCATCACCGACCCGGTGGCGGCCTTGGTCCTCGGGGCCACCGCGCCGCTGGAGTTGCTCCTGGTGAACGGGCGCGCCGTCGTCGAGCGTGGGAGAGTGATCACCGTGAACGAGGACGACGTCGCCGCGGAGGTCGAGCAGGCCCACCGGGCCCTGGTGCGCAAGGCGGGGTGA
- a CDS encoding FAD binding domain-containing protein: MDLSFVTEVSAPRSRDDLPAPEPGTAYLAGGTWLYSEPQPRVTRLVDLATLDWPAITVHDDGLELAATCTIENLCHAPLPAEWTAKTLFRPCAESLVASWKIWHTATVGGNLALALPAGAMITLCCALDAELLIWTPDGGERRVPVDQFVTGAGRATLGAGELIRSIHLPAAALRGRTSLRKIAYSPLGRSGALLAGRVGTDGFTLTVTASTVRPFVLRFPVVPGVDELSAVLAERISPDDYLTDAHGAADWRRHVTGVLAEEIRRELE; this comes from the coding sequence ATGGATCTGTCGTTCGTGACGGAGGTCTCGGCGCCGCGCAGCCGGGACGACCTGCCCGCCCCGGAACCCGGAACGGCGTACCTGGCGGGCGGCACCTGGCTGTATTCGGAGCCGCAACCGAGGGTCACCCGGCTGGTCGACCTGGCCACCCTCGACTGGCCCGCGATCACTGTCCACGACGACGGACTCGAACTCGCCGCGACGTGCACCATCGAGAATCTCTGCCACGCACCGCTTCCCGCCGAGTGGACGGCGAAGACCCTGTTCCGGCCGTGCGCCGAGTCGCTCGTCGCGTCATGGAAGATCTGGCACACGGCGACCGTCGGCGGCAACCTCGCGCTGGCACTGCCTGCCGGCGCGATGATCACGCTGTGCTGCGCGCTCGACGCCGAACTCCTGATCTGGACCCCCGACGGCGGTGAACGCCGGGTTCCGGTGGACCAGTTCGTCACCGGGGCGGGCCGCGCGACGCTGGGGGCCGGTGAACTGATCCGCAGCATCCACCTCCCCGCCGCCGCGTTGCGGGGCCGCACGTCGCTGCGCAAGATCGCGTACTCGCCGCTCGGCCGGTCCGGCGCGCTGCTCGCCGGACGCGTCGGCACGGACGGATTCACGCTGACCGTCACCGCGTCGACCGTCCGCCCGTTCGTCCTGCGCTTCCCCGTCGTGCCCGGCGTCGACGAGTTGAGCGCCGTTCTGGCCGAACGGATCTCCCCCGACGACTACCTGACGGACGCGCACGGCGCCGCGGACTGGCGTCGTCATGTCACGGGCGTCCTCGCCGAGGAGATCCGGAGGGAGCTGGAATGA